In Phyllopteryx taeniolatus isolate TA_2022b chromosome 1, UOR_Ptae_1.2, whole genome shotgun sequence, the following proteins share a genomic window:
- the las1l gene encoding ribosomal biogenesis protein LAS1L, with product MKRKDSEKKRHVVAWINKAEWDQVREYLYSKDCALQRNGLHRISAWKARYANSTPVAMDCTADLVRCQVLDRSEKLDSHDLVLLYGAALVRFTNLITERQQGKIARPLRRLAGNLNIPEWIINLRHDVTHRKLPALKWCRKGCEVILEWLQQEYWSRQLGGGPSADWEAQYGQELDLKQQEDELIARQKEKEAYKNARDLLISFEKERYDAYGGLHEGKDKNTWPDPLADMSWILAEIKHFSEEFDELLIDVLLEDGFLIPTSEQLSSLGCDTSDNDWFCPTEPKLPPAFLHFWLPLLKTLNSLCFIHLFLEKLFAELKLLSSEQSKHRKYYISGWISEVMRCNSKKSDYHFETKAQKKARMKDKIFLHRIQLRWQKLLSACLDAPCASTPHLLYLVLEDMDHPLPMETQQRLLQLCSIYTRTEHSEPDIEQEQWPIYTLESLHDKLQRSRCHGHPSQSEPQKKRTGEENKWSNAEVEKAELLQGSSWQLCIDEVLWKNYPLGKVPGQSDVPSCLMVDNYSTMSVFDQPVELESSTPQSVSGPSASTRTADGLLWSHSDLSKLKTGLQLF from the coding sequence ATGAAGAGAAAGGACTCGGAGAAAAAACGCCATGTGGTAGCGTGGATCAACAAAGCCGAATGGGATCAAGTACGGGAATATCTTTACTCCAAGGATTGCGCCTTGCAGAGGAATGGTCTTCATCGGATATCGGCGTGGAAAGCAAGGTATGCCAACAGTACTCCTGTGGCAATGGACTGCACCGCGGACCTGGTGAGGTGTCAGGTGCTGGACCGCTCCGAAAAACTGGACTCTCATGACCTGGTTTTGCTTTATGGGGCTGCCCTGGTGAGGTTTACGAACTTGATCACCGAACGCCAACAAGGAAAAATTGCCCGCCCGTTAAGGAGACTGGCCGGGAACTTGAACATCCCAGAATGGATTATCAATCTAAGGCATGACGTCACTCATCGGAAACTCCCTGCTTTGAAATGGTGCCGAAAGGGATGCGAGGTGATTCTGGAGTGGCTCCAGCAGGAGTATTGGTCCAGACAGTTGGGAGGAGGCCCCAGTGCGGACTGGGAGGCACAGTATGGGCAAGAGTTGGACCTGAAGCAGCAAGAAGATGAGCTCATTGCACggcaaaaagaaaaggaagctTACAAGAATGCAAGGGACCTTCTGATTTCTTTTGAAAAGGAGCGATATGATGCTTATGGGGGCCTTCATGaaggaaaagacaaaaacacatggCCTGACCCTTTGGCTGATATGAGCTGGATACTCGCtgagataaaacatttttctgaGGAGTTTGATGAGTTGCTCATTGACGTCCTCTTAGAAGATGGTTTCCTAATTCCTACATCTGAACAACTGTCATCGTTAGGCTGTGACACTTCTGATAATGATTGGTTTTGTCCCACTGAGCCCAAACTCCCTCCAGCTTTCCTGCATTTTTGGCTTCCCCTCCTGAAAACACTAAACTCGCTGTGCTTCATTCATCTCTTCCTGGAGAAACTATTTGCTGAACTCAAGCTTCTCTCCAGTGAGCAGAGCAAGCACAGGAAGTACTACATTTCTGGGTGGATCTCAGAAGTAATGCGCTGTAATAGTAAAAAAAGTGACTATCACTTCGAAACAAAGGCACAGAAGAAAGCCAGGATGAAGGACAAGATTTTTCTCCACCGCATCCAGCTGAGATGGCAGAAGCTGCTGTCCGCCTGCCTGGATGCTCCCTGTGCCAGCACGCCTCACCTGCTCTACTTAGTCTTGGAGGACATGGACCATCCTCTTCCAATGGAAACCCAGCAGAGGCTGCTGCAGCTCTGCTCCATCTACACTCGGACAGAACATTCTGAACCGGACATAGAGCAGGAACAGTGGCCTATTTACACACTGGAGAGTTTGCATGACAAGTTGCAGCGTTCAAGGTGCCACGGCCACCCATCGCAGTCGGAACCGCAGAAGAAGCGAACAGGAGAGGAGAACAAATGGTCAAATGCAGAGGTGGAAAAAGCAGAGTTGCTTCAAGGTTCCTCGTGGCAACTGTGCATTGATGAAGTTTTGTGGAAGAATTACCCTCTTGGAAAAGTCCCCGGCCAGTCAGATGTGCCCTCATGCCTGATGGTGGACAATTACTCAACTATGAGCGTGTTTGACCAGCCAGTGGAGTTGGAGAGCAGCACACCACAGAGTGTCTCTGGACCTTCTGCTTCCACAAGAACAGCTGATGGTCTTCTTTGGAGCCACAGTGACCTCAGCAAGCTCAAAACTGGACTACAACTTTTTTGA